The window CCAATTAGTTGTTTTTCAACAATGTCTAGGTTCTGTAAGGCAGGACCCTTCGCTTCTTCTTGTTCTACCCCTTCACTGACATAAGCACGAAATACCGATGGTGCTACCtacatttgataaaaaaaaaaaaaaaaaaacatttatgcAGTGCCGGTGGATCAAATTTCACTGTATAGTATTGGTAATGACTGTAAAATGAATGTTTGATTAGGGTTGTAATTTGAGTCTGACAAAATTACTGTGATAATATGACTTATCGCTGGATGAAATGTCTTCAGGTTATGTCATTTTACATAATGAATGCTGGGGTAAGTGTCCCCAAAACATGGTTAGAAATGAGGATTTTGTTTCCTCGTATGGATGTTTCCTTTTACTACAATTGTAACATCGCTTTTGTTTgtatttaaaatattgaaaGTGGTTTTTTTAAACTGTGAAGTTGAAGTAGTAGCGGTGATGGGGGAATATGCAGTTATATCTGCGCTTGACCAGGGAAGTAATTCTAGTCCATTCGACCATGAAAGTGGGTGGACCGAAAtcctttttaatagcttttttgAGTTACTGGCTAACTTGGTatggttttcggtttttggtttcaaCATCTGAAACAAGTTGGCATTGTTCAATCATAATAGGAACTGAACAATTTACCAACATAATGATTGCACGTTTTGATACCGGAGAAGTGATGATTTACCTGCTCAGCGTTGAACTTTGACCAGAAACGTGTGGTGGCTCTGGCAAGTGGACCTTCAGGTAAAAAACGAGTACCTGTGTTCCATGTCTCATCTATGTACTCAAGAATAACTAGTGATTCACATATGGGTCTTCCATTGTGCAACAGCACCGGCACTTTCTTGTGAACAGGGTTGTATTCAAGTAGTAAAGAACTCTTGTTTGCAAGATCTTCATAGATAGTCTCATACTCTACCCCTTTAAGTTTTAATGCCCAAACAATCATGAGTGCATACGGACTTGACCATGTTCTGAAAAGCTTCACATCTTCCATTTCTTTTAAGTTTCTTGGCCTAAGGCTTCTGTGTGATGGCTTTCTTTTATAATGGTTGGAAGTCCAAACCATTGACTTGGTTTGGTTTTGGGAAATTCGATTTGATTTGGTCCTTGTATGACGAATAGATTACATTTATTCACCTacatgtttcttttttgtttgcCGAGTTGAATTTGAATATCCATTTTAGATTGAGTTACATATGAAGTCTTTCAAGATGTTATCGTGATAGTAATTTGACATATCGTTTTCTATTTTACTACAATATAGTATCATACTGCAAGATGAAAAATATCAAATAGAAACGGAGTATGTGTCCTTGAGCTGGTTCTCCAGAAAAGTTCATTCAGTGggatgttaaaagttaaaaccaatGCTATTTGCAACAATATTATAGTGTCTTGGCCGGCCTTTTGTTGCTCTATGTGTAACTAGGATCTATTGGGTGAATTTTGGAATAAAAGCCGGCCATAGAATGGAGTTATTGGGtatgtataatataatgaatttgataataATTATCTTCCTTGCAAAGAATATTTTGGTCCGTATAAGAACTGCCGGCAGTTTACGGCTTTTTAATGTTTACTTAAACAATGTAAAGTTATGTAAAATGAGTCGCATATATTTGTGTCTTTTGCAACTTTATAGGCAAGTGCGTAGCTATAACTGTTGTTTGTAAGGCGACAGGATATGTCGCAACTAGGATGGTTTTGACAATTTGAGATGGATTAACCACATCGATGCTAGATAAAGTATTTTAGTTACTACATTTTGAAAGATAGATCTTGTTTCAC is drawn from Erigeron canadensis isolate Cc75 chromosome 9, C_canadensis_v1, whole genome shotgun sequence and contains these coding sequences:
- the LOC122581962 gene encoding probable glutathione S-transferase encodes the protein MEDVKLFRTWSSPYALMIVWALKLKGVEYETIYEDLANKSSLLLEYNPVHKKVPVLLHNGRPICESLVILEYIDETWNTGTRFLPEGPLARATTRFWSKFNAEQVAPSVFRAYVSEGVEQEEAKGPALQNLDIVEKQLIGKKFFGGETFGFLDLVFGWIAHYLEVFEKAGGIELLDKQRFPLISAWKDNFSDILVIKENWPDREKLITKFQLMREYFISTAAAK